The following are encoded in a window of Telmatobacter sp. DSM 110680 genomic DNA:
- a CDS encoding helix-turn-helix domain-containing protein translates to MMELPQTLTPIQAAKYLGISEAVLRLWRSEGEGPRYFKAGEKLIRYRRFDLDSWVEARLSAPAAVEGR, encoded by the coding sequence ATGATGGAACTACCGCAAACACTAACACCCATTCAGGCGGCAAAATACCTGGGAATTTCCGAGGCTGTTCTCCGGCTTTGGCGCTCAGAGGGCGAAGGGCCGCGTTACTTCAAGGCCGGAGAAAAGCTCATTCGCTATCGTCGCTTCGATCTTGATTCGTGGGTCGAAGCCCGCTTGAGCGCTCCGGCGGCAGTGGAAGGGCGCTAG
- a CDS encoding bifunctional DNA primase/polymerase translates to MAANLGAADAGMREIERLADSGWRLLPCAHRSKAALLKGWPTLASSDLATIRKWAAKYTGCNWAVATGKDSGVFVLDIDGEKGRASLITLEERQGPLPDTLTSRTGRVDGGEHRWFKYPAGREIRGNAGRLGVGLDVKATKGYVVVPPSIHETGQPYQWAEPQRSVADAPASLVEMLTDKTGNPRIPLSECFGILTEGKRNDGLASYGGALRRKGAELAELEEKLLIYNSRHCQPPLEEDEVCEIAESMVRYPIGGPDPLELAWQAVQSEVPPTRTAQFVELCRHLQSARAEQSIALPIQRIGELMGVHWTTVSNFRKDAVKRGWLKPVEQYIAHRRAGHYRLIESQIPTDTKTLTKPLTLTNGLVRISSLGFPSEDQEKAPSEKCPHVSCAGLAGSADGPLPSMPRCPHCASFALYRQNNVGTYECLTCELVGIEESIARGIAGIPAL, encoded by the coding sequence ATGGCGGCCAATCTAGGGGCCGCCGACGCCGGAATGCGAGAGATTGAGCGATTGGCTGACAGCGGGTGGAGACTGCTTCCATGCGCCCATCGTTCCAAGGCGGCATTGCTGAAGGGATGGCCCACCTTGGCGTCATCCGATCTCGCGACTATCCGCAAGTGGGCGGCCAAGTATACCGGTTGCAATTGGGCCGTTGCCACCGGGAAGGATTCCGGCGTTTTCGTCCTCGACATTGACGGGGAAAAGGGCAGAGCTTCCCTAATCACGCTTGAGGAGCGGCAAGGCCCACTCCCCGATACGCTCACGTCACGAACGGGACGTGTTGACGGCGGAGAACACCGATGGTTCAAGTATCCGGCTGGCCGAGAAATACGCGGTAATGCTGGCAGACTTGGCGTGGGCTTGGACGTGAAGGCTACTAAGGGATATGTGGTCGTTCCGCCATCGATCCACGAGACTGGGCAACCCTACCAGTGGGCAGAGCCCCAACGATCCGTGGCGGACGCCCCAGCCTCACTAGTTGAAATGCTGACAGACAAGACTGGGAACCCCCGCATCCCGCTGTCGGAATGCTTCGGCATTCTCACCGAGGGTAAGCGCAACGATGGACTAGCGAGTTACGGAGGCGCATTGCGGCGCAAGGGAGCGGAACTGGCTGAACTGGAGGAAAAACTGCTCATCTACAATTCTCGCCACTGCCAACCGCCGTTGGAAGAAGATGAGGTTTGCGAGATTGCAGAGAGCATGGTTCGTTATCCCATAGGCGGCCCGGACCCGTTAGAGCTTGCATGGCAGGCCGTGCAAAGCGAGGTCCCCCCGACGCGCACAGCGCAGTTCGTCGAGCTTTGCAGGCACCTCCAGAGCGCTCGCGCTGAGCAGTCCATCGCACTGCCAATTCAACGAATTGGCGAACTGATGGGCGTTCACTGGACAACGGTATCGAACTTCAGGAAAGACGCTGTGAAACGCGGTTGGCTAAAGCCGGTTGAGCAGTACATCGCACACAGGCGGGCCGGTCACTACCGCCTAATTGAAAGCCAGATTCCGACAGACACAAAGACTCTAACTAAACCCCTTACCCTAACTAATGGTTTAGTGAGAATTTCCAGCTTGGGCTTCCCTAGTGAGGATCAAGAGAAAGCCCCTAGTGAGAAATGCCCTCATGTGTCCTGTGCGGGGCTGGCTGGGTCAGCAGACGGGCCGCTACCTTCCATGCCTCGATGCCCGCACTGTGCGAGCTTTGCTCTTTACCGGCAGAACAACGTCGGCACCTATGAGTGTCTGACTTGTGAGCTGGTGGGCATCGAAGAGAGCATAGCTCGTGGAATAGCAGGAATTCCGGCACTGTGA
- a CDS encoding tyrosine-type recombinase/integrase has translation MIYKRGKVYWYNFRWSLKNEDGTVESFRIVKSAKTHKRKQAEDAEDEHRRALRLGEIHPNDPWPKPAVSAPPVFRVFSKEFLQYAKTHTKPGTHTFYSVCLDRLLTFAAIADAPLNAITGETVSRYARHRQEVPENSVVTVNGDLRTLRRVLHIAVEWGKLDRVPSIHELPQAQGRDCVLSFAEEAKYLAKASENLRDATILAVDTGMRPNSELFPLKWTDVDLTVRPESPHGVLHVRQGKTDSAQRSLPLTPRVAEVLQRRKKAAEAKGKLSAFVFPGAGISGHITSVQHPHKTAIEDSKLASFEFYCWRHTFGTRAAQSGMDRFTLARLMGHSSPAVAARYYVHVTETHVAAGFGKFVEYHTRNVAEGLAEAFPQASEAIQ, from the coding sequence ATGATCTATAAGCGCGGCAAAGTCTACTGGTATAACTTTCGCTGGTCTCTCAAGAATGAAGACGGGACAGTTGAAAGTTTTCGCATCGTGAAATCTGCCAAGACGCACAAACGGAAACAGGCAGAGGATGCAGAAGACGAACATCGGCGAGCGCTGAGGCTCGGCGAGATTCACCCAAATGATCCGTGGCCCAAGCCTGCGGTTAGCGCTCCGCCAGTATTCCGAGTATTCTCCAAGGAATTCCTTCAATACGCCAAGACGCACACAAAGCCCGGGACGCACACGTTCTACAGTGTGTGCCTGGACAGGTTGCTGACATTCGCAGCCATCGCAGATGCCCCGCTAAACGCGATTACAGGCGAGACAGTGAGCCGCTACGCTCGGCATAGGCAGGAAGTTCCAGAGAATTCCGTTGTGACCGTAAACGGCGATCTACGCACCTTGCGGCGGGTTCTCCATATCGCGGTTGAATGGGGCAAACTGGACCGTGTGCCTTCGATTCACGAATTGCCCCAAGCCCAAGGCCGAGACTGTGTGTTGAGTTTCGCGGAAGAAGCGAAGTATCTGGCGAAGGCTTCTGAGAATCTCCGCGATGCGACCATTCTCGCAGTCGATACCGGCATGCGCCCCAATAGTGAATTGTTCCCGCTGAAATGGACCGATGTGGATTTGACGGTGCGGCCCGAATCCCCTCACGGAGTGCTCCACGTTCGCCAAGGCAAGACAGATAGTGCGCAGCGAAGCCTTCCCCTCACTCCGCGCGTTGCAGAGGTTCTACAGCGGCGCAAAAAGGCAGCAGAAGCCAAAGGGAAGCTATCGGCCTTTGTGTTTCCGGGCGCTGGCATCTCGGGACACATCACTTCTGTCCAGCACCCGCACAAGACAGCAATTGAAGATTCGAAACTGGCGAGCTTTGAGTTCTATTGCTGGCGTCATACGTTCGGCACCCGGGCCGCACAGTCTGGTATGGACCGCTTCACACTGGCCCGGCTGATGGGGCACAGCTCGCCAGCCGTGGCTGCACGGTATTACGTCCACGTTACAGAGACACACGTTGCCGCTGGCTTCGGCAAGTTTGTGGAGTACCACACGCGCAATGTGGCGGAGGGACTCGCAGAGGCATTCCCCCAAGCAAGTGAAGCGATTCAATAG
- a CDS encoding endonuclease NucS domain-containing protein — protein MFDARRDSHEIAEKTGLSLGTVAALRAHHTMRKTPLGSEEAEVVEEALTALTTTFGLERDLQKVLRDNIDQLEPGLKIADDNKEKRVRSGYIDITAQDKNGATVVIELKAVEADRDAVGQLLAYMGDLMSDGGRSVRGILVAPSFSPRATSAAHAARVELKRYSVKFLFESANRSGAH, from the coding sequence ATGTTTGACGCGCGCCGCGACTCGCACGAAATAGCCGAAAAGACCGGGCTGTCGTTAGGGACCGTCGCCGCTCTGAGGGCACACCACACGATGCGTAAGACTCCCCTAGGTTCGGAGGAAGCAGAAGTAGTAGAAGAGGCACTCACGGCGCTTACGACCACCTTCGGCCTTGAGCGTGATCTCCAGAAAGTACTCCGAGACAACATCGACCAACTTGAGCCTGGGTTGAAGATCGCCGACGACAACAAGGAAAAACGGGTTCGTTCAGGCTATATCGACATAACCGCCCAGGACAAAAACGGCGCAACGGTCGTGATCGAACTGAAGGCCGTGGAAGCCGACAGGGACGCCGTGGGCCAACTGCTGGCCTACATGGGAGACCTTATGAGCGATGGCGGCAGATCAGTGCGGGGCATTCTCGTAGCCCCAAGCTTCTCCCCACGCGCAACATCGGCGGCGCACGCTGCACGGGTCGAACTAAAGCGGTACAGCGTTAAATTTTTGTTTGAATCGGCGAACAGATCAGGAGCACATTGA
- a CDS encoding VWA domain-containing protein → MKRIVMRNQILLTANVAALALALALAPCAVRAQQASTAQPAAQADDKPVATLKVQAREVLLPVTVRDKKGGFVTSLDKSDFTLTEDGRPQVIKSFSHETNLPYKLGLLVDTSRSVSGALENERKAGGQFFDSMLPADPRAKDPDEAFLLHFDRQVELLQDFTTSRDKLHHELDDMSASHQTRDDSQGPETTGDDRERPARGGRGGTQLYDAIFLASDELMKHQDGRKALVVFSDGVDRGSKDTMNDAVDAADRANVVVYTIYFKGEQERDSNFGFPGGNRRSGGGYPGGGGGYPGGGGGYPGGGQRRGGEPKPVIDGKKIMAQIAERTGGHAYEAKKRDDLDAIYKLIAEELRSQYLLTYTPDKVDNEGGFHKVAVKATKGDLQVVTREGYYAPGGDDSK, encoded by the coding sequence ATGAAGCGAATCGTGATGCGAAATCAAATACTTCTGACGGCCAATGTTGCGGCGTTGGCGTTGGCGCTGGCTCTTGCTCCTTGCGCGGTGCGGGCGCAGCAGGCATCTACAGCGCAACCTGCGGCTCAGGCGGACGACAAGCCGGTTGCGACTTTAAAAGTGCAGGCGCGCGAAGTGCTGCTGCCGGTGACCGTCCGCGACAAGAAGGGCGGCTTTGTAACCTCCCTGGACAAGAGTGACTTCACGCTCACCGAGGATGGGCGGCCGCAGGTCATCAAGAGTTTTTCACATGAGACCAATCTGCCTTACAAGCTGGGGCTGCTGGTGGATACGAGCCGAAGCGTTTCTGGCGCTCTTGAGAATGAACGTAAGGCGGGAGGGCAGTTTTTTGACTCCATGCTGCCTGCCGACCCGCGCGCCAAAGATCCGGACGAGGCGTTTCTGCTGCATTTTGACCGGCAGGTGGAACTGCTGCAGGACTTCACCACATCGCGCGACAAGCTACATCACGAGCTGGATGACATGAGCGCATCGCATCAGACTCGTGACGATTCCCAGGGTCCTGAAACAACCGGGGATGATCGCGAGCGGCCAGCCCGAGGTGGTCGCGGGGGAACTCAGCTTTACGACGCTATCTTTCTGGCTTCGGACGAGCTGATGAAACACCAGGATGGGCGCAAGGCTCTGGTGGTGTTTTCAGACGGTGTGGACCGTGGCAGCAAGGACACGATGAACGATGCGGTGGACGCAGCGGACCGCGCCAACGTTGTGGTGTACACGATCTACTTCAAGGGCGAGCAGGAGCGGGACTCGAACTTCGGGTTTCCCGGTGGTAATCGCCGCAGCGGCGGGGGCTATCCCGGTGGCGGTGGCGGGTATCCCGGTGGTGGAGGTGGATATCCGGGTGGAGGCCAGCGGCGGGGAGGCGAGCCGAAACCTGTGATCGATGGAAAGAAGATCATGGCGCAGATTGCCGAGCGTACTGGTGGACATGCATACGAAGCCAAGAAGCGCGACGATCTCGACGCTATCTACAAGCTGATTGCTGAGGAGTTGCGTAGCCAGTACCTACTGACCTACACACCGGACAAGGTCGATAACGAGGGCGGGTTCCACAAGGTTGCGGTGAAGGCTACTAAGGGCGATCTGCAGGTGGTGACGCGCGAAGGGTATTATGCGCCGGGTGGGGACGACTCGAAGTAA
- a CDS encoding transglutaminase family protein, producing the protein MLIRIGYDIQFDIPAPVPMVALLHVHPSRDKDLIEPDTFRIEPQVDATEYIDCYGNRCTRFVAQPGTLRLHNSTLVQDSGLPDEVNIDAREIPVGEVPTDFLGYLLNSRYCEVDRFTNIAYELFGHVTPGWPRVQAICDWVHGKVTFSYAHARPTKSALDVYTERIGVCRDFQHLAITFCRAMNIPARYATGYLGDIGVPYGGPMDFSAWFEVYLENRWWTFDARHNTPRIGRVLMAVGRDASDVAITTSFGTAALRVFTVVTDEVTEAALDAAVLTEPAITEPAMESTANECGVS; encoded by the coding sequence ATGCTCATTCGCATAGGCTACGACATTCAATTCGATATCCCTGCCCCCGTTCCCATGGTGGCGCTTCTTCATGTTCATCCGTCGCGCGATAAAGACCTTATCGAACCGGACACTTTCCGCATCGAACCCCAAGTCGACGCGACAGAATACATTGACTGTTACGGCAACCGCTGCACTCGTTTCGTCGCGCAACCCGGCACTCTCCGCCTTCATAACTCCACCCTCGTTCAAGACTCCGGCCTGCCCGACGAAGTGAACATCGATGCCCGCGAAATCCCTGTCGGCGAAGTGCCCACCGATTTTCTTGGCTATCTCCTCAACAGCCGCTACTGCGAAGTGGACCGCTTCACTAACATCGCCTATGAACTCTTCGGCCACGTCACGCCTGGCTGGCCACGCGTGCAGGCTATTTGCGACTGGGTGCACGGCAAGGTCACCTTCAGCTATGCGCACGCCCGCCCCACTAAGTCCGCACTCGACGTCTACACAGAGCGCATCGGTGTCTGCCGCGACTTCCAGCATCTCGCCATCACCTTTTGCCGCGCCATGAACATCCCCGCACGCTACGCCACCGGATATCTCGGCGACATCGGCGTACCCTACGGCGGCCCCATGGATTTCAGCGCATGGTTTGAGGTGTATCTCGAAAACCGTTGGTGGACCTTCGACGCGCGCCACAACACCCCGCGTATCGGCCGCGTACTCATGGCTGTGGGCCGCGACGCCTCCGACGTGGCCATCACCACATCCTTCGGCACCGCCGCCCTGCGCGTCTTCACCGTAGTCACCGACGAAGTAACTGAAGCCGCACTCGACGCCGCCGTACTAACTGAACCCGCGATCACCGAGCCCGCTATGGAGTCCACCGCAAACGAGTGTGGTGTGTCCTGA
- the ppdK gene encoding pyruvate, phosphate dikinase, which produces MTQGVVDQQLAGPAGTTSTTTQYVYFFGDGKADGNGRMKDVLGGKGAGLAEMTNAGLPVPPGFTIQTEACREYMRGKVSPQIDVETHAALARLEKLQGQKLGTGENPLLVSVRSGAKFSMPGMMDTILNLGLNDKAVEALAKRTDNPRFAYDSYRRLIQMFGDVVLDVPKKKFEHIFDSIKLREKVKFDYELQPKALQDIIAEYKKLVRKETGKDFPQGPLDQLVQARDAVFRSWNNDRAKTYRRINHIDDWLGTAVNVQAMVFGNLGENSGTGVGFTRNPATGEHVFFGEYLMNAQGEDVVSGVRTPLSISELERAMPKVYDHLKAITWKMEKHYRDMQDFEFTIQDGKLYMLQTRNGKRTGLAAVRVAIDMVREGLITQEEAIFRVEPNQLYDFLVPRLVEKGEKIEVLATGLPASPGAAVGQIVFTAEDAVKYHQNGAYRTIILVRGETTPEDIAGMEVAAGILTSRGGMTSHAAVVTRGMGKCCVAGAGDCVVDENAKELRVKGHTYKQGDWISLDGTTGRVIAGQLKTLPAQPDDQDLVKFMSWVDPLRKLNIRANADIPRDAKQARLFGAEGIGLCRTEHMFFAEDRIGHVRAMILANNEKDRRDALKKLLPMQRADFVGLFKAMESLPVTIRLLDPPLHEFLPKREELLVEIQHLEDTKPRSPRLKELRPLLARVEELHEMNPMLGLRGCRLGITFPEITEMQARAILEAAVAVKLKGGDPHVEIMIPLIGSIEEMRHQATIIRRIAADVFKEKGESVDYMVGTMIELPRAALTADQIAEEAEFFSFGTNDLTQTTYGISRDDINNFLPAYLKAGIFKHDPFATLDQAGVGSLVKMATAKGRNTRGNLKVGICGEHGGDPESVKFCHKIGLNYVSCSPFRLLTARLAAAQAAVEESTGTSHTNK; this is translated from the coding sequence ATGACGCAGGGCGTAGTGGATCAGCAGCTTGCCGGACCGGCAGGCACGACTTCAACGACAACCCAGTATGTGTACTTCTTCGGTGACGGCAAAGCGGACGGCAACGGCCGCATGAAGGATGTTCTCGGCGGCAAAGGCGCAGGCCTCGCGGAGATGACCAACGCCGGATTGCCCGTCCCTCCAGGATTCACAATTCAAACCGAAGCCTGCCGCGAATACATGCGCGGCAAGGTCAGCCCACAGATTGATGTCGAGACGCACGCGGCACTGGCGCGGCTTGAAAAATTGCAGGGACAGAAGCTCGGCACCGGCGAAAATCCTCTGCTCGTCTCCGTGCGCTCTGGCGCAAAGTTCTCGATGCCCGGCATGATGGACACGATTCTGAACCTCGGCCTGAATGACAAGGCCGTAGAAGCGCTGGCCAAGCGCACCGACAATCCGCGCTTCGCGTATGACTCCTATCGCCGCCTCATCCAGATGTTCGGCGATGTGGTGCTCGATGTTCCAAAGAAGAAGTTTGAGCACATCTTCGACTCCATCAAGCTGCGCGAAAAGGTCAAGTTCGATTACGAGCTTCAGCCCAAGGCGCTCCAGGACATCATCGCGGAATACAAAAAGCTCGTTCGCAAAGAGACCGGCAAGGATTTTCCGCAAGGCCCGCTTGATCAACTCGTGCAGGCGCGCGATGCCGTTTTCCGGAGCTGGAACAATGACCGCGCCAAGACCTATCGCCGCATCAATCACATCGATGACTGGCTGGGCACAGCCGTCAACGTGCAGGCCATGGTCTTCGGCAACCTCGGCGAAAACTCCGGCACCGGCGTTGGTTTCACACGCAATCCCGCCACCGGCGAGCACGTCTTCTTCGGCGAGTACCTGATGAACGCGCAAGGCGAAGACGTCGTCAGCGGCGTACGCACTCCGCTTTCGATCAGCGAGCTCGAACGCGCCATGCCCAAGGTCTACGACCATCTCAAGGCCATTACCTGGAAGATGGAAAAGCATTATCGCGATATGCAGGACTTCGAGTTCACCATCCAGGATGGCAAGCTCTATATGCTGCAGACCCGCAATGGCAAGCGCACCGGCCTCGCCGCTGTTCGCGTCGCCATCGACATGGTGCGTGAAGGCCTCATCACGCAGGAAGAGGCAATCTTCCGCGTTGAGCCGAACCAGCTGTATGACTTCCTGGTTCCGCGCCTCGTGGAAAAGGGCGAGAAGATTGAAGTGCTCGCCACCGGCCTCCCGGCATCACCCGGCGCGGCCGTAGGCCAGATCGTCTTCACCGCTGAAGATGCTGTGAAGTATCACCAGAACGGCGCCTATCGCACCATCATCCTGGTACGTGGCGAAACCACACCTGAAGACATCGCAGGCATGGAAGTTGCAGCCGGCATTCTCACCTCGCGCGGCGGCATGACGTCTCACGCTGCTGTGGTCACCCGCGGCATGGGCAAGTGTTGCGTAGCCGGCGCCGGCGATTGCGTCGTCGACGAAAACGCCAAGGAACTCCGCGTCAAGGGCCACACCTACAAGCAGGGCGACTGGATTTCGCTGGACGGCACCACCGGCCGCGTCATCGCAGGACAGCTCAAGACCCTGCCCGCGCAGCCCGATGACCAGGACCTCGTGAAGTTTATGAGCTGGGTCGATCCGCTACGCAAACTGAACATCCGCGCCAACGCTGACATCCCTCGTGATGCCAAGCAGGCTCGTCTGTTCGGCGCAGAAGGCATTGGTCTCTGCCGCACCGAGCACATGTTCTTTGCAGAAGACCGCATCGGACACGTGCGTGCCATGATTCTGGCCAACAACGAGAAGGACCGCCGCGACGCGCTCAAGAAGCTTCTGCCGATGCAGCGTGCCGACTTCGTTGGCCTCTTCAAGGCCATGGAATCGCTGCCCGTCACCATCCGCCTGCTCGATCCGCCGCTGCACGAATTCCTGCCCAAACGGGAAGAACTGCTCGTCGAAATTCAGCACCTCGAAGACACCAAGCCCCGCTCGCCCAGGCTGAAGGAACTCCGTCCGCTGTTGGCACGCGTCGAAGAGTTGCACGAGATGAATCCGATGCTCGGACTGCGTGGCTGCCGCCTGGGCATCACGTTCCCCGAGATCACGGAGATGCAGGCTCGCGCCATTCTCGAAGCTGCGGTTGCCGTCAAGCTCAAGGGTGGCGATCCGCACGTCGAAATCATGATCCCACTCATTGGCTCCATTGAAGAGATGCGTCATCAGGCGACGATCATTCGCCGCATTGCCGCAGATGTCTTCAAGGAAAAGGGTGAGAGCGTCGACTACATGGTGGGAACTATGATCGAGCTGCCACGCGCTGCCTTGACCGCCGATCAGATCGCCGAAGAGGCTGAGTTCTTCAGCTTCGGCACCAACGATCTGACCCAGACGACCTACGGCATCTCGCGCGACGACATCAACAACTTCCTGCCTGCGTATCTCAAGGCTGGCATCTTCAAGCACGATCCATTCGCCACCCTCGATCAGGCTGGCGTGGGCTCGCTGGTGAAGATGGCCACCGCCAAGGGACGCAACACGCGCGGCAACCTCAAAGTCGGTATCTGCGGCGAACACGGCGGCGATCCAGAATCCGTCAAGTTCTGCCACAAGATCGGCCTTAACTACGTTTCCTGCTCACCCTTCCGCCTGCTCACAGCGCGCCTCGCAGCCGCCCAGGCAGCCGTGGAGGAATCGACCGGAACCTCCCACACCAACAAGTAG
- a CDS encoding glycoside hydrolase family 76 protein translates to MKRGGKRLLVLTAAVVYSYAIAFGQSVPSESANSSQYLQHATRGVETLQGWYEKGTGLYKTTGWWNSANAITVLADYSKAANTQEYVSTFANTFTEAQKTNAGFLNRYYDDEGWWALAWIDVYDLTGDARYLQMAQSIFGDMAGGWDTATCGGGIWWSKDKTYKNAIANELFLSVAAHLANRVANRQAALYGDWSRREWEWFSASGMINAQHLINDGLNSSTPTACKNNDQTTWSYNQGVILGALAEFSRFSADRTLISGARAIATSATTHLVDAKGILHDPCEPKCGADGPQFKGIFVRNLMQLYELNPDPAYRSFVEINADSIWNATRGADYKFGLVWSGPFNQADAATHSSALEAIIAAAVMRHDR, encoded by the coding sequence ATGAAGCGTGGCGGGAAGAGACTATTGGTTCTTACTGCGGCGGTTGTCTATTCGTATGCGATTGCGTTTGGCCAGTCAGTTCCTTCTGAATCTGCTAACTCATCCCAGTACCTTCAGCACGCGACCCGGGGAGTTGAGACGCTTCAAGGCTGGTACGAAAAAGGCACTGGTCTTTATAAGACGACAGGGTGGTGGAACAGCGCAAACGCCATCACAGTGCTCGCGGATTACTCCAAGGCAGCAAACACGCAGGAATATGTTTCCACGTTCGCCAACACGTTCACCGAAGCGCAAAAGACGAATGCAGGCTTCCTCAATCGCTACTACGACGATGAAGGATGGTGGGCGCTCGCGTGGATAGACGTCTACGATCTGACCGGCGATGCTCGTTATCTGCAAATGGCGCAATCGATCTTCGGCGATATGGCTGGAGGTTGGGACACGGCGACGTGTGGCGGCGGCATCTGGTGGAGCAAAGACAAAACCTACAAGAATGCCATCGCCAATGAACTCTTTCTCTCAGTCGCCGCGCATCTCGCGAATCGTGTAGCGAATCGGCAGGCCGCTCTGTATGGAGACTGGAGCAGGCGCGAGTGGGAATGGTTCTCTGCATCAGGAATGATCAATGCCCAACATCTGATCAACGACGGGCTGAATTCTTCAACTCCTACAGCCTGCAAGAACAATGACCAGACCACCTGGTCCTACAACCAAGGAGTTATTCTCGGGGCACTTGCGGAATTCAGCCGCTTCAGCGCTGACCGCACTTTGATATCCGGGGCACGTGCAATTGCCACGTCAGCAACGACCCATCTCGTCGATGCCAAAGGCATTCTGCATGATCCCTGCGAACCCAAGTGCGGGGCAGATGGGCCTCAGTTCAAAGGCATCTTTGTACGCAATCTGATGCAGCTTTATGAATTGAATCCAGATCCCGCCTACAGGTCATTTGTCGAGATCAACGCAGACAGTATCTGGAATGCGACGCGGGGCGCTGACTACAAATTCGGGTTGGTCTGGTCTGGTCCTTTCAATCAGGCAGATGCTGCTACCCACAGTTCTGCCCTTGAGGCAATCATTGCGGCGGCAGTTATGCGCCATGATCGGTGA
- a CDS encoding STAS domain-containing protein, with the protein MTRNYQNVMERTIIIEGNLHELVRGEEQRLVNELKPIVREHSVTLDMRHIERIDAAGIAVLISLYGEARMAGHEFAIINASHRVSEILELVGLDRILISGEPSRCPDQPCYEMPAA; encoded by the coding sequence ATGACACGCAATTATCAAAACGTTATGGAAAGAACGATCATCATCGAAGGCAATCTGCACGAACTGGTTCGCGGTGAAGAACAAAGGCTTGTGAACGAGCTGAAGCCTATTGTGCGCGAGCATTCCGTCACGCTCGACATGCGCCACATCGAACGCATCGACGCTGCTGGTATCGCTGTTCTCATCTCTCTCTACGGAGAGGCGCGCATGGCCGGACACGAGTTCGCGATCATCAATGCATCGCACCGTGTTTCCGAAATTCTTGAACTGGTCGGCCTCGACCGCATCCTCATCTCGGGCGAACCCTCGCGTTGCCCCGATCAACCCTGCTACGAGATGCCGGCCGCGTAA